Genomic DNA from Azospirillum brasilense:
GCCAGCCGGGTTTCCAGGGGGACGCGCTTGCTTTGCGCCGCGGTCAGCGCGTCGCGCAGCGTCCCGGCCTGGGCGTGCAGGAGCATCTGCATGGCGCCGGCCGCCCGCAGGGCGTCCACCGCGCGCCCCTCCCGCGCGGCGCTGGCGGCGCGTTGCGCGTGCCCTTCCATCTCCGCGACGAAGCGGGTGATGACCGCCACCGGGTCCGGGCGGGCGGCGGGCGAGACGTGCGGGGTGGGGAGCATAGGGTGTCTCCTTGAGGTGTTCCCTCTCCCGTCCCGGGAGAGGGATCTGGTCAGCCGCGCAGGGCGCCGGTGCGGCGGTAGGCGGTGGCGGCGCGCTGGGCGCTGCCGGTCTGGCGGATCGCCGCCTGCACCGCGGCCCGCGCCGAGGCGATGCGCGCCCGCAGGCTGAGCAGGTCGTCGATCAGCGCGAGGCGCTCCGCCGTTTCCGGGACCGGCCGGGACCGGTGACGGTCCACCCGCCGGGCGAGGCGGCGCAGTTCGCCGTCCAGAGCGGCTTCGCCGTCGAGAAGCGGTTGCGCGGGCTGCATGGCCGTCACCGCCGTCAGCGCTTCATGGCGATCAGCGTGTCCATCATGTCCTGCGAGGTCGTGATGACCTTGGAGGCGGCGGAATAGGCCTGCTGGGCGACGATCATGCGGCTGAACTCGTCGGTCAGCTCGACCGTGGAGCTTTCCAGCGCGCCCGCCGTCACCGTCCCGGCCTTGGCGTCGCCCGCCGTGCGGAGCTGGTACTGCCCGGCCGCCGCCGTCTGGGTGAAGGTGGTGCCGGTGACGCTTTCCAGCCCGTCGGCGTTGGCGAAGGTGGCGATGGGGATCTGGTAGATCGCCCGCGTCTCGCCGTTGTCGAAGACGGCGCGGACGATGCCGTCCTTGCCGATGGTCGTCCCGGTCAGGGAGCCGGGCTTGTAGCCGTTCTGCGTCGTGGTCTCGACGCTGACCGAGGGCGTGCTGTCGCCCGACGCGTGCTGGGTCAGGCCGTTGTTGCTGTTGGCGGTGCCGAGGTTCAGCGCGACGGCGCTGCCGCCGGCTCCGGTGGTCCATCCGTCGACGGTGAAGGACAGGGCGGACAGGTCGGCGGCGGTCGTCGTGCCGTCCGCGGCCACCGTGGCGGCGGAGGCCAGCGTGCCGTCCGTGTTGAAGGAGAGCTGGATGGGGAAGCCGGCGATGGTCCCGGTGGTCCGGGTGGCGTCGGAGGACAGGACGGGGTCGGAGGCGTCCAGCTCCCAGCTGTTCTCGCCGGTCTTGGTCCAGCTCAGGGTGATGGAGTGGCTGACGCCCAGGCTGTCGAACATCTCCATGTCGGTGGTGAAGCTGTCGCCGGTGTCCGCGTCCGAGGGCAGGTTGGCGTCGATGCCCATGGTCGAGGTCGCCTTGGGCGTGCCCTTGATGTTGGCGACGTTGACCGGGACGAGGCTGTCAACCGACCCCTTGTTGCCGGCGGCGACGGTGCCGTTGGCATTCAGCGCCCAGCCGTAGAGGTAGTAGCCCTCGCTGTTCGACAGGTAGCCCTGGGCGTCGGTGGAGAAGGAGCCGTTGCGGGTGAAGGCGACGGTGCCGTCCGCCGTCTCCTCCGACACCACGAAGAAGCCCTCGCCGTTGATCGCCATGTTGGTGGAGACCGACGACGACTGGATCTCGCCTTGCCCGCTGATGTTGCGGTAGGTGAAGGCCAGCACGCCGCCGGTCTGCTCGTCGATGGACGAGGTCTTGTTGATGTAGGAGTTGAAGTTGGTGCCGGTGCTCTTGAAGCCGGTCGTGCTGGAATTGGCGATGTTGCTGGAGATGGAGGCGAGCGCCTTGCTCTGCGCCATCAGGCCGGACGTGGCGCTGTACATCGCGCTGGTGATGCTCATCGTCGCACCTGTCGCAAGGAGATGGATGGGGGAGGGGGATCAGCTCAGCGACAGCACGTCGTCGGCGGGCACGCTCACGCCGCCGATGCCCAGCGCCGCGGTGGTGCCGGAGGTATCCACGGAGGTGACCGTGCCCTTGATCCGCGTCTCGGTGGCGATGGCGGCCTTGCTGGAGTCCACCGCGGTGACGGTCAGGCTGTAGTTTCCCGAAGTGTGGATTGCGCCGTCGCGCCCCGTGCCGTCCCAGGTGAAGGCGTGGCTGCCCTTCCCGGTGGCGCCGCTGTCCTGGTAGACGATGGCCCCGTCCTCGTCGCGCACCGTCAGGGTGACCGACGCGGCCTCGCTGTTCAGCGAATATTCCCAGTTGGCCGCCCCGTTCTGCAGGGCGGTCGTGTCGCCCTCCGCCGTCACCGTCCGCCCGAGATAGCCCAGCGCCGAGCTGCCGGTTCCCAGCGCCTGCACCGCCGAGGTCAGCTCGTCCAGCTTGTCGCTCATGGACATCTGCTGCTCCAGCGAGGAGAGCTGGACGAGCTGGCTGGTGTACTGGGCGGTGTCCACCGGGTTGGTCGGGTCCTGCACCTCAAGCTGCTTAAGCAGCAGCGTCAGGAAGGACTGGTAGCTGCCGGCCAGCGAGGCCGAGGAGCTTTTGGCGGACGAGGTGGTGGTGACGGTCGAGGAGCTGAGCGAGTCAACCTGCATGGCGGCCTCCAGGATGCGGCCTCCCCGTCGCGGGAATCGGGGATTCCGCGTCCGTTTCGGCGTGATGGTCCGGCGTGTGGTCCGGGAGGAGGCGCCGCGGGGCGGAGCGTTGTCCCGTTCTGTGGCTATCCACGGAGGGGACTGGAAAAGCTGGCGGACTTTTTTTCAGAATTTGCGAAACGCGGTGGCGGAACCCGCGCGTGGACGCCGGATGCCCTGCCCATGGCGGACCCGCGATGCCGACCGGCGGCTGCCCGCGGTGATGCCGATGTCATTCGATGGCGCCGTGCGCCCGCGTCGCCAAGGGGGAGCGCGGGCGTCCGGCGACGCGGGCCGCACCGGGCCTTGAGGTCGCTCGCGGGGAAAGGCTCAACCACGGATGACGGTCCGTTGCCGCTGCCGCTGCCGCTGCTCGATCTGGTCGGCGCTTCCCCGCCGTTCCGGCCGGCGGGCCGGTGTCAGGCCACAGATGGATTGACCCTGATGACGTACGGAATAGGCTGAGGTGTCATGACCCGGTTCCCACAGTGGGGCTGACCTGGTTCCGGCACTTCCGGAGCCGGATCGACCCCGCTCAGGTCTTCGCTTTATGCGCCAACGCCTTGACGGGGCTGTTGTCGGGTGGTTCGGTTCAGAGCGGATTGGTTTCGAGTCCGACCGCCGCAAAGGCACTGGATTGCTTTGCGGCGGTCCTTTCGGGACTCGGGCACGCTTCTTCGGCGAGGCCTACGGTGCGGACGGTGAGGTGGTTCGCACGGGACGACCCTCGATGGGGTAGGCGGGGTCGTTGTAGCCTGGAGACGAGGGGTGTCCGGTCGTCACCAGCCGGTCGATCAACGCCTCGTCCTCGGCGGTGAAGGTGTAATCCAGCGCGCCGAGGTAAGCGCGCCATTGCTCTTCCGTGCGCGGCCCGGCGATCGGAGCGGTCACGAGGCGATTGTTGAGCACCCAGGCGACGGCGAACTGCCCCGGCGTGATGCCGCGCGCTTCGGCATGGCTCTTGATCTCCTGGGCGATTTCCAGGCTTTCCGGGCGCCATTCCGTGTTCATCATCCGCCGGTCCTTGCGGCCGGCGCGGGTGTCGGCGGATGGTTCATCCCCGGGGCGATACTTGCCGGTGAGCACGCCGCGGGCGAGCGGGCTGTAGGGGACCACGCCCAAGCCGTAATGGCCGCAGGCGGGCAGGATCTCGACCTCCGGCATGCGGTTGAGCGCGTTGTAATAGGGCTGACAGGCCACCGGCCGGTCAATGCCCAGACGGTCGCACAGACGGCAGATCTCGGCGATGCGCCAGGACCGGAAGTTCGACACGCCGAACGCGCGGATCTTGCCGCTGCGGATCAGGTCGCCCAGCGCGGCAACGGTCTCCTCCAGCGGGGTGTCGGGGTCCTCGCGGTGCAGGTAGTAGAGGTCGATCCAATCGGTGCCCAGACGCCGGAGGCTCGCGTCGCACGCCACGATCAGCCGCCGCCGCGAGAGGCCCCGCTGGTTCGGGCCCGGCCCGGTGGGATTGCCGACCTTGGTCGCCACCACCCAGCGCTCGCGGTCGCCCCTCACGGCCCGGCCGACGATTTCCTCCGACCGGCCTTCGTTGTAGACGTCGGCGCTGTCGATGAAGTTGATGCCCGCTTCCGCGGCGTGCGCGATGATGCGCACGGCCGTCGGCTCGTCGGTGGGACCGCCGAACATCATGGCGCCAAGGCACAGCGGCGACACCTTCACGCCACTGCGGCCGAGCTTGCGGTAGTCCATCCTTGCCACCCTCCCGTTGTTCTGCTTTGGCCGGCGCTGCCCGTCATCCTGGCTGTGGGTGATGCGAGTTGCCATGGACATGGCTTGCGGAGACGATGACGGAGTCCGAAGCCCATGTTCGGTGAGACGATCCTTCCGCGCAAACCAGATTTCGTCGAGATCGAACCAGCCATGAGTGGCCGGAGCCGGCATCGAGGAGAGAGGCACGCACTCGATCCCAGGGGTGGAAGGGTTTCAGGGGAACAGGTCACACCCCCCTTCG
This window encodes:
- the flgE gene encoding flagellar hook protein FlgE, coding for MSITSAMYSATSGLMAQSKALASISSNIANSSTTGFKSTGTNFNSYINKTSSIDEQTGGVLAFTYRNISGQGEIQSSSVSTNMAINGEGFFVVSEETADGTVAFTRNGSFSTDAQGYLSNSEGYYLYGWALNANGTVAAGNKGSVDSLVPVNVANIKGTPKATSTMGIDANLPSDADTGDSFTTDMEMFDSLGVSHSITLSWTKTGENSWELDASDPVLSSDATRTTGTIAGFPIQLSFNTDGTLASAATVAADGTTTAADLSALSFTVDGWTTGAGGSAVALNLGTANSNNGLTQHASGDSTPSVSVETTTQNGYKPGSLTGTTIGKDGIVRAVFDNGETRAIYQIPIATFANADGLESVTGTTFTQTAAAGQYQLRTAGDAKAGTVTAGALESSTVELTDEFSRMIVAQQAYSAASKVITTSQDMMDTLIAMKR
- a CDS encoding flagellar hook assembly protein FlgD; this translates as MQVDSLSSSTVTTTSSAKSSSASLAGSYQSFLTLLLKQLEVQDPTNPVDTAQYTSQLVQLSSLEQQMSMSDKLDELTSAVQALGTGSSALGYLGRTVTAEGDTTALQNGAANWEYSLNSEAASVTLTVRDEDGAIVYQDSGATGKGSHAFTWDGTGRDGAIHTSGNYSLTVTAVDSSKAAIATETRIKGTVTSVDTSGTTAALGIGGVSVPADDVLSLS
- a CDS encoding aldo/keto reductase; the encoded protein is MDYRKLGRSGVKVSPLCLGAMMFGGPTDEPTAVRIIAHAAEAGINFIDSADVYNEGRSEEIVGRAVRGDRERWVVATKVGNPTGPGPNQRGLSRRRLIVACDASLRRLGTDWIDLYYLHREDPDTPLEETVAALGDLIRSGKIRAFGVSNFRSWRIAEICRLCDRLGIDRPVACQPYYNALNRMPEVEILPACGHYGLGVVPYSPLARGVLTGKYRPGDEPSADTRAGRKDRRMMNTEWRPESLEIAQEIKSHAEARGITPGQFAVAWVLNNRLVTAPIAGPRTEEQWRAYLGALDYTFTAEDEALIDRLVTTGHPSSPGYNDPAYPIEGRPVRTTSPSAP